The genomic stretch TGGAGAATTAGGATagtttgtttgctttgaaAAGATAACTCTTAATGGACATGTCTACAATCGCTTGCAAATTAACAGCTTCATGCGAGAGATGCATAGATGACTCTGGCTCCTATTTACATAAATAGCAAGGCATTCAATTTTACCTATTTCATGGCTGATAGCATCTACAGCCAGAGGCGCGCATGTTATAGTCCAATTTGATTCAAATCTAGTTGGAAAAAACTTGGCCTGTTCCATAAATGTTCAATGCTTTGGCATTTTGGAAATAAATATCGCTATTCTATTTGACATCATATGTTAGGCTATGCCTCGCTTCGTTTATGCGCGTTGTAATCATTTTGCATTCCGATTTGTTGCACAGAAGCCCAGCTTACCATCTACTTCAAGATTGTCGTGCACCTTTCGTTActgcttttctttgttctctttGAGCTTTTCCAAGCCTTCGAACCCATTCAAGTCCCGTTCAAAGTCCGGGCGCTTCAGTTCCATAACTTGTGTAGTTCTGCCGTACATGTCACCACCTAATCTGCTCATCGGACGCAACACCTGGTCAAATAGTTAGTAAACCTAGTCTTTGTAATAAATCATTTTATCTAATGGATAGAACGGAATAAAAATTGCAAGTGAAAGACTAAACAAGCAGGCAAGGCGGCAGACAGTGAGACAAACCGTTAGATCCAGAtggttcttttcttcattgaTGGCATCTTCTCTCGCCCAAAAGTACGTGACCTCAAGCAACACAAGGCAGCCCGATTTCTTCCCAGGATAACTCCGGCTGGTGAACTCGCGAACGCTCTCAAGACGAGCCTCGATACTAAAGATGGACTCCTTGACTCGTGCGCACGACACAGTGTGGCAGTCGTGCACCGGAGTCAAGCCAGCAATATCCCATTCAGAGACGCCATAGGGAGCATTGATGCTTGTGGCGTTTACAGCCTCGACGAAGCCTTCGCTGACGACGTTTACGACGCACTCCCTCGCCTGGATGAGGTTGAGCAACGtatctttggcttctttcaACGAGCTCGTCAGTCCGACTGCCAGGATTGGCGGGTCTATGTTGACCATCTGGAAGAAGCTCATCGGCGCCAAGTTCTCGACTGAGCCATCGGGAGACCGCGTCGAGATGAGGGCAATGGGCCGCGGAACGACTCCGCTCACGAGCAGTCTGTAGTTGTCCATTGCCTTGCGGTCTGGCGCAAAAGGGTCGATGGCAACATGTTTGGCAGTCGCCGCAGAAGCCGAAGCTCGTGCCTGCGTGTGGTTGGCACCAGAGCCGAATGTCCAGCCGGGCTCGGGAGTTTGGACAAAGATCGAGGCGGCCTCATCCCATGGCGGTCGTGATGCTGGATCAGACTTTTGCGTCTGGTTTCCATTGCCGGCCTCAGTGGGCCGAGACTCGGTACTCATTGCGTAAAAATAGCTGGGTCAATTCGGGAAGAGATATGAGCAAGACTCGCGATATCGCTCTTCTCAAGGTTGAAGTAAACTAAATGTCAGTGGcgggtttatattaatttgAAAGTTGTATTATTAAGCCTCCGTTACTCAGTGATTACTACGTAGCACTAACAACAACCAAAAAGTGGGATTTTTGCTGGGGATTTCTAGGCAATTTCATGTAACAAAAAATACTGATATAGCTTCAAGTATTGACTACAAAATACCGATTACCCACTAATTCATACATGTTACAGTGGACAAGCACCATGTTATAGCAGATGAGCACTATATTGCGGACCATGCTATACCTTTTGGCATGGTTTGAGATGGGTTGAGTACTAAGGTATTGAGGTTATGCTGTACATTGACGGGCATATGTACTTATATCATTTTATGCTATAAGCGCTGCCCTTTGGATGCTACTTACTACAATAAGCCGTCCCCGATTCGAAGTATCCATGGcattgagcttcttttcgccatcgttggcagcagctcgtAAATTTTTAGCGTGGCAATTAATTGGATGGTAGCCGCCGTAAGAGTGGGAATATCCTCCATCTGATTAGAAATGCCCCCTGAAGATTGTCCGCCCGCCCAGCCAACCATAGAAAGACCGCCTAGAAAGGCCGCCGCAGAAAGCATCACTCGACAAGTCGTGCACGCTCGTTTGGGCGTGAAATGAAGATTATCCgcccaagaagacggaggagTTTATAGACCAGCTTGGCATGGTCAGCTATACACGACAAACCGCTTTAGACAAAAAAGGTTGTGCAGCTTGACTTTGTGTTTTTGCGCCAGGAACGAAGAACTGTACACAGTTGAAATGGAGGGCAATTGGTGAATGGTAATTTTGAGCATCTTAATGCCGACTGATTTTGGTTTAGAATAGCTGTTCTGGCTACTCCCCATAGGTATATTCGTTTACAAGACGTAGCGCACTCTTCAATGATGGAGAAAAGTTGTCTGATTCGGACAAGCCGTCGCTATTTAACGCTGTCTCTACCATCTGAGCACCTAAATGCATAGTAATAATTCGATATGCCAAGATGGAAAGGTGGCGCGGTATGGGAAGAGGCGCTCGTAAATTGTAGACGTAAGCTGGCAAAAACATCGACAATTGTTGACGTCCTTTAAACCAGTCTTTATCGTCACAAGGGAGCTTCGTCTTGCATTTACCCCAGTTGATCATGCGAAGCCTGTCTTTGGTCACACATATAAAATTCTCCAGATAAGCGACAGCTCACCAGGCGCGACGGAGCTCCTCTTAATCCAAAGGTTAGAAGAATCGAGATTGGCGGCCCCGGTTGTGGAAACAGCCGCATCGTCGCAGTCAACTTGATCCAAACTACAGTCATAGGCCAGTCGAACCGTAGTTGATAGAGCAGAATAAGTCCGGCTGTTTAGGCCCAATCCCAGCTGCGCGAAGCTAATAAGGATGGAAGTTTGGGTGATTAAATTGGTGGTCTCTGCATGCCATCACGTTCAAGCTCCGCCTTGCCCAGTTCTGAGGGTCGAAGCGCGAGAAGTCTGTTTGCCTGGCTCAGAAAGCCTTTTCCGCGCTCCCACCGCTTTCGGCTTTTGTAGAAGGCGATACCTTGAGTGCCGCAGCTATTTGATCCTCAGGGCGGCAAGAGATGGAATCTTCTGAGATTAGTGATTTGGACCcgatggcttggcttggagaATTTGAATACAAGTTGGGCCGATTGGTTTCCacggctgcttctcctgagGATACATTCTCTTGAGACGGTTGTGAGTTGGGCCGCAACCAGTGTAAAAGCGACATGTTTCCACCCACCTTGTATTTCGTTGCCTGTAGGCCTCTTTCTCGTGTATCCCTTTCGTGGGCCTGGCTTCAAGGTAAAGGAAGGGTAGACACAGGTCAATCTCGCCTATGTGCATAGTAGACATTTCGGCTTCGTTCCGTTGCCTAGTACGGTATGAGTACTGCTACGAGGCAGGACTCTCTGTGCAGAGACTACTGGGCAGGGCAGATTCGCCGTTGCATTGCAGAAAGCTGTTACTTATGCCTTGGTTTGCATTATTGTCAGTATCCTTCACAATCGCTGTTACATATAATTACGTGACCAAGATTAAGATGTGACTTGCTTCTATATAGTGGCTGCCTAACAATGAAAGAGCGATTCgatatacatgtacccgGTAATTTGATTATACGCTGTCTCTACTTTATAGTTAGTCTTTTTATAACGGAAAAggttatccagcaccccaattTCAATCTCCAACGCCCCAGCTacaaggcagccagtccACACATCAAAATACATATACACAACTGCCAAGTACATTTAAAATGGCGGCAGTAGCAGGAGTAGCGGTAGCAGCCAACGCTATAGCTAGATTGCTAAACAACAGAAATGGCATGCTGGATAACATTTCTCTTCATAACATGATGAGCACTGAGTTTCAAGGAACAAGGCCAGTAGAGCTCTCCATTCTCCAAGTAGCAACTCCTACTTGCATACAGTGATTCAGTACTCCGTACATTTAGTTTGAACTCAAGTTCAGCGTCAAATTAGGTTCGTGCCAGCTCATTAAAAGGCATATTATCCAAGTGCCCAAAAGGTCATCTTGGCTGAGAGTAAAACGTATGTAAGCCTTGATGAAACATATTCTCATGCCTCGTAATTCGTCTCGCGCGATTGTGTTGAAAGACACCGAGCAGGATTTCGGCACCTTTGCCTTGCTTAAGTATCAGTCTCTTGTAAGGGTTTAACGTATGTTAACGTCGCTTGGTATAATGACTGGATGGGGTGTCGTTTTGATGAGTGAGTAAAAGATGCAAAATGCAGCGGAACAGCAAAACGCATCGTGCGTATGTTGGTGTGCATCTGCCGCATAAATATGTAACTTCAGCCAACTTTGAACGATGGAAAGTGTCGAACGACGTTACGATCCAGGACCTTGACAGGAGCAGGTTTTACTAAGAactcatcaacaccaacttCCTCCGCCGTCGTTCTATCCGATTGGCTGTCTTGTCCAGTCACAATGAAGACAATGCTTTCTCCCCAattgttctctttttccaGCTGCCGTATCTGCTGGGTCGCCTTGAAACCATCGCAAACCGGCATTTGGAGATCCATAAAGATCAGCTGGATCCATGTCCCTTCGCCATTGGCAGCCAATGACTGCTGCTTCGAAAAGGCTTCCACAGCTTGCAGGCCGTCAGTCGCGGAGCAGTAGGGAAGCCCTCGTTTGGTGCAATACATCTGTAAGATTCGGAGGTTGATGTTGTTATCGTCAACAAGTAGTGCCATGGGCTTGGAAGTAGCGATAGACGGGGGAATCGAGGCGACGGAGCCCGCTTTCGCAGTAGTTTTCCCGCTACGATCAGATGGTGGCGTCAATAAACCATTGTTACCAGTAAGTGAGTTGGTGTTCTGTCTACCGAAGAAAGATGGAATTCTGTCTTCTGGCGGAGTGGGCATCGTTAGTTGAGACATGTAGGCTTGTGAGGCTTTCACTTCCGAGAGATAGTCATTGGCGTCTTCGAGTGCCGAGCTCATCGAGGAAGTTGAAAACGGCGCGGTGACGTAAAATATGTTCTTAGGGTGTTGTTCTAAGCAAAAATTCCCTTCTGAAGCTGGGACGAGGCAGATGGCAATTTTTCCTGTTGGAATCTGAGATAGATGTGAATGGTGTTTTCCCGGCCCAGGCACATAGTCTAAAACCACAAAGGAGTCATCCAAGCTATCCGAAGATTTAAACCCATTCCTGTTTAGAAAGAGAGTGAAGTTGCTGCATAATGATACACTGTCTGAGCCGGACGTGATATTGTAAAATGTGGAAGGCAAGGCCTTGAGTTTTTGAACGAGCGACTGCGATGGTGGTAAAGGAACACACTCCATCTCCCGAAAGGTGGCGGTAAACTGTGACCCG from Trichoderma atroviride chromosome 3, complete sequence encodes the following:
- a CDS encoding uncharacterized protein (EggNog:ENOG41), with protein sequence MSTESRPTEAGNGNQTQKSDPASRPPWDEAASIFVQTPEPGWTFGSGANHTQARASASAATAKHVAIDPFAPDRKAMDNYRLLVSGVVPRPIALISTRSPDGSVENLAPMSFFQMVNIDPPILAVGLTSSLKEAKDTLLNLIQARECVVNVVSEGFVEAVNATSINAPYGVSEWDIAGLTPVHDCHTVSCARVKESIFSIEARLESVREFTSRSYPGKKSGCLVLLEVTYFWAREDAINEEKNHLDLTVLRPMSRLGGDMYGRTTQVMELKRPDFERDLNGFEGLEKLKENKEKQ